In the Balaenoptera acutorostrata chromosome 7, mBalAcu1.1, whole genome shotgun sequence genome, one interval contains:
- the LOC130708551 gene encoding uncharacterized protein LOC130708551, translating to MVIGPPTHPHHPSIYHSSIIHPSIIHPSVHFPSIIHPSSIHHPSVHPSSILHPSIIHPSIHHPSIHHPSYIHPSSIHPPTIHHPSIRPSSFQYSSIIHPSSILHPSIRPSSFHYSSIIHPSIIHPSICPPSIHPSSFHHPSIIHPSIIHPSVHLPSIIHPSSIHPSSIHSSSIHPSAHHPSIHPSSFHHPSIIHPSVIHPSVHLPSIIHPSSIRPPSIQGIPVMHLACAGLLGAQLYELQPALQMGPQAGGVTPGPAFSGPIPAGGSDSARGAPRRDICCRGAEGVLSVGVGVWRWADGPGENSWEGGSGPSRTGGSGVGEPGRGSFQANQSLRSALSPAEQAWPEHGRPEERAPG from the coding sequence ATGGTGATTggtccacccacccacccccatcatccatccatctatcattcatccatcatccatccatccatcatccatccatccgtccattttccttccattattcatccatcatccatccatcatccatccgtccatccatcatccatcttacatccatccatcatccatccgtccatccatcatccatccatccatcatccatcttacatccatccatcatccatccatccgcccaccatccatcatccatccatccgtccatcttCCTTCCAGtattcatccatcatccatccatcatccatcttacatccatccatccgtccatcttCCTTCCATtattcatccatcatccatccatccatcatccatccatccatctgcccaccatccatccatccatcttccttccatcatccatccatcatccatccatccatcatccatccatctgtccatcttcCTTCCATtattcatccatcatccatccatccatcatccatccattcatcatccatccatccatccgcccaccatccatccatccatccatcttccttccatcatccatccatcatccatccatccgtcatccatccatccgtccatcttCCTTCCATtattcatccatcatccatccgcCCACCATCCATCCAGGGCATACCAGTCATGCATCTGGCATGTGCAGGCTTGTTGGGGGCACAGCTGTACGAGCTGCAGCCTGCCCTGCAGATGGGACCACAGGCAGGAGGAGTCACCCCCGGTCCTGCCTTCTCAGGCCCCATCCCGGCAGGGGGCTCAGACAGTGCAAGAGGAGCTCCGAGGAGGGACATCTGCTGCCGGGGGGCTGAAGGAGTGTTGTCGGTGGGTGTCGGTGTGTGGCGGTGGGCAGATGGTCCAGGTGAGAACTCGTGGGAAGGAGGGTCTGGGCCAAGTAGGACggggggcagtggggtgggggagccAGGTCGGGGCAGCTTCCAGGCCAACCAGAGTTTGCGCTCGGCACTGAGCCCAGCAGAGCAGGCCTGGCCTGAACACGGCCGGCCGGAGGAGAGGGCGCCGGGCTGA